In Saccharomonospora marina XMU15, one genomic interval encodes:
- a CDS encoding thiamine pyrophosphate-dependent dehydrogenase E1 component subunit alpha has translation MEPQVRVDLYDMMVLIRTFEEAILREYHADKKPVFDIGAGAIPGEMHLSAGQEPVAAGVCAHLTGDDAVTATHRPHHFAIAHGVDLRRMTAEIFGRVDGLGRGRGGHMHLFDPNVHFSCSGIIAEGYPPAVGQALAFQRKGTDRVAVAVTGEGAANQGGFHEALNLASLWKLPVVFVIEDNDWGISVPRSASTCVTSNAVRAAGYDMPGERVEDNSVEAVHEAAGKAIARARAGEGPSLLEVHTLRLWGHFEGDAQAYRTDLEGVPGRDPVPTFEASLRADGLLDDDGVRAARERATKRVEDAIAFAKNSPQPEPASALEYVFA, from the coding sequence ATGGAACCACAGGTCAGAGTCGATCTGTACGACATGATGGTGCTCATCCGCACCTTCGAGGAAGCGATCCTGCGGGAGTACCACGCTGACAAGAAGCCGGTGTTCGACATCGGGGCGGGTGCGATCCCCGGCGAGATGCACCTGTCGGCCGGGCAGGAGCCGGTCGCCGCGGGCGTGTGCGCTCATCTCACCGGCGACGACGCGGTGACCGCTACCCACAGGCCCCACCACTTCGCCATCGCCCACGGCGTGGATCTGCGCCGGATGACCGCCGAGATCTTCGGCCGCGTCGACGGTCTCGGCAGGGGCAGGGGCGGGCACATGCACCTGTTCGACCCGAACGTGCACTTCTCGTGCTCGGGGATCATCGCGGAGGGTTACCCGCCCGCGGTGGGGCAGGCACTGGCGTTCCAGCGCAAGGGCACCGACCGGGTCGCCGTCGCGGTGACCGGTGAGGGCGCGGCCAACCAGGGCGGTTTCCACGAGGCGCTGAACCTGGCGTCGCTGTGGAAGCTGCCGGTGGTGTTCGTGATCGAGGACAACGACTGGGGAATCTCGGTGCCCCGCAGCGCCTCGACGTGCGTCACCTCCAACGCCGTGCGCGCGGCCGGCTACGACATGCCGGGCGAGCGCGTCGAGGACAATTCGGTCGAGGCGGTGCACGAGGCCGCGGGCAAGGCGATCGCCCGTGCCAGGGCGGGGGAGGGACCCAGCCTGCTCGAGGTGCACACCCTGCGGCTGTGGGGTCACTTCGAGGGTGACGCGCAGGCCTACCGCACCGATCTGGAAGGAGTGCCCGGCCGCGACCCCGTCCCCACCTTCGAGGCGAGCCTTCGCGCCGACGGTCTGCTCGACGACGACGGGGTGCGCGCGGCGCGGGAGCGCGCCACGAAGCGTGTGGAGGACGCCATCGCGTTCGCCAAGAACAGCCCGCAACCGGAGCCGGCATCGGCACTCGAGTACGTGTTCGCGTGA
- a CDS encoding IclR family transcriptional regulator, producing the protein MTATPTLIGSVRRALHLLDAVGASDRPVTAKSLARVLDLPLPTTYHLLRTLVHEGYLLKLHDGYVLGDRVDALGRRSPVQTALARTRPALAALRDELRSATYLSLYQDGEIELVDVADGPRMQRVDLWVGVHEAGHATAFGKCILSCLDTAARADYLARHRLVDLTPHTVTDRRALEQRLSLGSEISGEREEYLLGTACVAVPVRAPGVLGAVAISMPARRYTSAISGAAAMRRAANRLSRALAIAPNQAALTGPDAR; encoded by the coding sequence GTGACTGCGACCCCAACCCTGATCGGGTCGGTCAGGCGTGCGCTGCACCTGCTGGACGCCGTGGGCGCCAGCGACCGGCCCGTCACCGCGAAGAGCCTGGCCCGCGTACTCGACCTTCCGCTGCCGACGACCTACCACCTGCTGCGCACCCTCGTTCACGAGGGCTACCTGCTCAAGCTGCACGACGGGTACGTGCTCGGCGACCGGGTGGACGCACTCGGCAGGCGCAGCCCGGTGCAGACTGCGCTGGCCAGGACCCGGCCCGCGCTCGCGGCGCTGCGTGACGAGTTGCGCAGCGCCACCTACCTGTCGCTGTACCAGGACGGTGAGATAGAGCTGGTCGACGTGGCAGACGGTCCCCGAATGCAGCGGGTGGACCTGTGGGTGGGCGTGCACGAGGCAGGGCACGCCACCGCGTTCGGCAAGTGCATTCTGTCCTGTCTGGACACCGCGGCCCGCGCCGACTACCTGGCCCGGCACCGCCTCGTCGACCTGACCCCGCACACGGTCACCGATCGCAGGGCGCTGGAGCAGCGGTTGAGTCTGGGCTCGGAGATCAGCGGCGAACGGGAGGAGTACCTGCTCGGCACGGCGTGTGTGGCGGTTCCGGTACGCGCGCCCGGGGTGCTCGGCGCGGTGGCCATCTCGATGCCCGCCCGCCGCTACACGTCGGCGATCAGCGGCGCGGCAGCCATGCGCAGGGCGGCGAACCGGCTGTCGAGAGCGCTGGCGATCGCGCCGAACCAGGCCGCGCTCACCGGCCCGGATGCCCGCTGA
- a CDS encoding alkaline phosphatase family protein yields the protein MTAGSTSGTAAFSRRRFLTVAAGTSAAVVLSTAAARAARPPVGPRVYVLVVDGLRPEEVDPVLTPNLRTLRDSGTHFTAARSLPVMETIPNHVMMMTGLRPDRSGVPANSVFDRALGEVRTLDRASDLRAPTLLDRLAAQGRVTGSVLSKEYLYGIFGERASVRWEPSPVVPVSGHAPDAATTDALIAMVEESDPDLVFANFGDVDRVGHVDLTGTTLRAARTAALWSTDLLIGRFVDRLRRSGRWDSAVLLVLADHSMDWSLPHRVVSLAPRLEADPLLAGKVAIAQNGGADLLTFTGPAGQRAEAVARMREVALATDGVLSAHEPSLLRLGPEAGDLVVYCRAGWRFTDPRVWSNPIPGNHGHPATEPIPFFVAGGHPAVRAGSASSAPARTVDVAPTVGALFALAEPEGGYDGTAGLEAFELAALAGR from the coding sequence GTGACGGCGGGATCGACGAGCGGCACGGCAGCGTTCAGCAGGCGCCGCTTCCTCACCGTGGCCGCGGGCACCTCGGCGGCGGTGGTGCTGTCCACCGCCGCGGCCAGGGCCGCCCGCCCGCCCGTAGGGCCGAGGGTGTACGTGCTCGTTGTCGACGGGTTGCGTCCGGAAGAGGTCGACCCGGTGCTGACTCCCAACCTGCGTACGCTGCGCGACTCGGGTACCCACTTCACCGCCGCCCGTTCGCTGCCGGTGATGGAGACCATCCCCAACCATGTGATGATGATGACCGGGTTGCGCCCCGACCGTTCCGGTGTGCCCGCGAACTCGGTCTTCGACCGCGCGCTCGGCGAGGTTCGCACGCTGGACCGGGCCAGCGACCTGCGCGCGCCGACACTGCTGGACCGGCTGGCCGCGCAGGGACGGGTGACCGGCAGCGTGCTGAGCAAGGAGTACCTGTACGGCATCTTCGGTGAGCGGGCCAGCGTGCGTTGGGAGCCGTCCCCGGTGGTGCCGGTCAGCGGGCACGCGCCGGACGCGGCGACGACCGACGCGCTGATCGCCATGGTGGAGGAGTCGGACCCGGACCTGGTGTTCGCGAACTTCGGCGACGTCGACCGGGTCGGCCACGTCGACCTCACCGGCACGACGTTGCGGGCGGCCCGCACGGCCGCGCTGTGGTCCACCGACCTGCTGATCGGCCGCTTCGTCGACCGGCTGCGCCGGTCAGGGCGGTGGGACTCCGCCGTGCTGCTCGTGCTCGCCGACCACTCGATGGACTGGTCGCTGCCGCACCGGGTGGTGTCACTCGCGCCGAGGCTCGAGGCCGACCCGCTGCTGGCGGGCAAGGTGGCGATCGCGCAGAACGGCGGCGCGGATCTGCTGACTTTCACCGGACCCGCCGGGCAGCGTGCCGAGGCGGTGGCACGGATGCGGGAGGTGGCGCTGGCCACCGACGGGGTGCTGTCGGCGCACGAACCTTCCCTGCTGCGGCTGGGGCCGGAGGCGGGCGACCTGGTGGTGTACTGCCGCGCGGGCTGGCGGTTCACCGACCCGCGGGTGTGGTCGAACCCGATTCCCGGTAACCACGGGCACCCGGCGACGGAGCCGATTCCGTTCTTCGTCGCAGGCGGGCACCCCGCCGTGCGTGCGGGCAGCGCCTCCTCGGCTCCCGCGAGGACCGTCGACGTGGCGCCCACGGTGGGTGCGCTGTTCGCGCTCGCCGAACCCGAGGGCGGCTACGACGGCACGGCCGGGCTGGAGGCGTTCGAACTCGCCGCGCTCGCCGGTCGCTGA
- a CDS encoding alkaline phosphatase D family protein → MCAVVKSVTRRDVLRAGGALAAVTGAGVLGGQAHAAQAGRAGAPPFAHGVASGDPLPDGVLLWTRVTPTPESVPGSGVGPDVTVSWEVALDERFTAIVAGGAARTGPGRDHTVKIDVAGLRPATSYWYRFRYGSAVSTVGRTRTAPADGSAVDRLRLGVVSCANWQAGYFAAYRHLAQRDDLDLVVHLGDYLYEYGPGDDAAADAVLRPHDPPLEITTLEHYRRRHAQYKTDPDLQQLHARVPFAVTWDDHESANNAWSGGAENHTEPDEGTWASRRAASQRAYAEWMPVRYEPGGRLYRRLTFGTLAELSMLDLRTYRSEQPAHPFDPGIADPDRTITGAQQLDWLTSGLTTAQAQWKLVGNSVMISPVRFPSTLSTAELHALSQLTGPVTGVPINVDQWDGYTADRLKLFAALRDNGVRDTVFLTGDIHTCWAAELPSDPLTYPLNRASVGTELVCTSVTSDNIDDILGVAPRTASLALEAAIRVANPHVKHVELDSHGYSVVEVTPSAVRMDSFVLADREDADSAVRRAASFRVDAGTQHVVRVWEEL, encoded by the coding sequence ATGTGCGCTGTCGTGAAGTCGGTGACTCGAAGAGATGTACTGCGCGCAGGCGGCGCGCTCGCCGCGGTGACAGGTGCCGGGGTGCTGGGTGGCCAAGCGCACGCGGCCCAGGCCGGGCGGGCCGGAGCACCTCCGTTCGCGCACGGGGTGGCGTCGGGAGATCCACTGCCGGACGGCGTGCTGCTGTGGACGAGGGTGACCCCGACACCGGAGTCCGTCCCCGGTTCCGGGGTCGGTCCGGACGTCACGGTGTCCTGGGAGGTGGCGCTGGACGAGCGGTTCACGGCGATCGTCGCGGGCGGCGCGGCTCGCACCGGACCGGGTAGGGACCACACCGTCAAGATCGACGTCGCCGGGCTGCGGCCTGCGACGTCCTACTGGTACCGCTTCCGCTACGGCTCGGCCGTCTCCACGGTCGGCCGCACCCGAACCGCACCCGCCGACGGCAGCGCGGTCGACCGGCTGCGGCTCGGTGTGGTGTCGTGCGCCAACTGGCAGGCCGGGTACTTCGCGGCGTACCGGCACCTGGCACAGCGCGACGACCTGGACCTGGTTGTCCACCTCGGTGACTATCTCTACGAGTACGGACCGGGCGACGACGCCGCGGCCGACGCCGTGCTCCGGCCGCACGATCCGCCGCTGGAGATCACCACGCTCGAGCACTACCGCCGCAGGCACGCCCAGTACAAGACCGACCCGGACCTGCAACAGTTGCACGCCCGCGTGCCGTTCGCGGTGACCTGGGACGATCACGAGTCCGCCAACAACGCCTGGTCCGGCGGGGCAGAGAACCACACCGAGCCGGACGAGGGGACGTGGGCGAGCCGCCGCGCCGCCTCGCAGCGGGCCTACGCGGAATGGATGCCGGTGCGCTACGAGCCGGGCGGCAGGCTGTACCGCAGGCTGACGTTCGGCACGCTCGCCGAACTGTCCATGTTGGACCTTCGAACCTATCGCAGCGAGCAGCCAGCGCATCCGTTCGACCCCGGTATCGCCGACCCGGACCGCACCATTACCGGCGCGCAGCAGCTCGACTGGCTGACCTCCGGGCTCACCACGGCACAGGCGCAGTGGAAGCTCGTCGGCAACTCGGTGATGATCTCGCCCGTGCGGTTCCCCTCAACTCTGTCCACAGCAGAGCTACACGCGCTGTCGCAGCTCACCGGGCCGGTGACGGGCGTACCGATCAATGTGGACCAGTGGGACGGCTACACGGCGGACCGGCTGAAACTGTTCGCCGCGCTGCGTGACAACGGAGTGCGCGACACCGTGTTCCTCACCGGCGACATCCACACCTGCTGGGCCGCCGAGCTGCCGTCGGATCCGCTGACCTACCCGCTCAACCGTGCCTCGGTGGGAACCGAGCTGGTCTGCACGTCGGTGACCAGCGACAACATCGACGACATCCTCGGCGTTGCGCCAAGGACCGCGTCGCTGGCCCTCGAGGCCGCCATCCGGGTGGCCAACCCGCACGTCAAGCACGTCGAGTTGGACTCACACGGCTACTCCGTGGTCGAGGTGACGCCCAGCGCGGTGCGGATGGACTCCTTCGTCCTCGCCGATCGCGAGGACGCCGACAGCGCGGTGCGGCGGGCCGCGTCGTTTCGGGTCGACGCCGGAACGCAGCACGTCGTACGGGTGTGGGAGGAACTGTGA
- a CDS encoding glycoside hydrolase family 65 protein, protein MTEVERGYVCAPWELRWQGLSVEQLQRTESTFALSNGHIGMRGTLEEAEPRGLPGTYLNGFYEEHELPYAEAGYGYPEAGQTVVNVSDGKIIRLLVEDEPLDMRYGHATAHHRVLDFRSGTLRRETDWTSPTGRRVRVRTERLVSFTQRAVAAIRYEVEPLDGEVQLVAQSDMLTNEPIESDAADPRVAAALESPLAGEYAKAEDYRAVLVHRTKRSGLRMAAAMDHQIETSDGLRTDIEVEENLARLTIAVDVPKNGRLQITKYLAYGWSAQRSIPALRAQVDAALAGALQTGWDGMLAEQREFLDRFWDTADIELDGDAELQQAIRFALFHVLQAGARGESRAIPGKGLTGPGYDGHAFWDTESFVLQVLTYTLPDTARDALRWRHSTLDKARDRARQLGRRGAAFPWRTIDGAECSAYWPAGTAAFHVNADIADALVRYLNATNDTEFERQYGTELLLETARLWISLGHHDPHGGFRIDGVTGPDEYTAVVDNNVYTNLMAQRNLRAAADSCDRHPDIAELFGVDHIEIAGWREAARKMRVPYDEMLEVHPQSERFTEHAKWDFAATPARNYPLLLHYPYFDLYRKQVVKQADLVLAMHLRGDVFSLEQKKRNFSYYERLTVRDSSLSAGTQAVLAAECGHLDLAYDYLAEAAMTDLADLHSNVRNGLHIAALAGSWLATVAGFGGMRDHGGELAFQPRLPAALDRIAFRMCFRDSRFAVEIRPDLATYRLLSGKPFTIKHYGNPVTVCEEPTALPLPDPEPVERPAQPAGRGPTRRRGRARR, encoded by the coding sequence TTGACCGAGGTGGAGCGCGGCTACGTGTGTGCACCGTGGGAGCTGCGCTGGCAGGGATTGTCCGTCGAGCAGCTCCAGCGAACCGAGTCGACCTTCGCGCTGTCCAACGGCCACATCGGTATGCGAGGGACCTTGGAGGAGGCGGAACCACGCGGTCTTCCCGGCACCTATCTGAACGGGTTCTACGAGGAACACGAACTGCCCTACGCCGAAGCCGGGTACGGATACCCGGAGGCCGGGCAGACGGTCGTGAACGTCAGCGACGGGAAGATCATCCGGTTGCTCGTCGAGGACGAGCCACTGGACATGCGTTACGGCCACGCCACCGCACACCATCGGGTACTGGATTTTCGGTCGGGCACGCTGCGACGCGAAACGGACTGGACGTCACCGACAGGGCGGCGAGTGCGCGTGCGCACCGAGCGACTGGTGTCGTTCACCCAGCGGGCCGTCGCCGCGATCAGGTACGAGGTGGAGCCGCTCGACGGAGAGGTGCAGTTGGTCGCGCAGTCGGACATGCTCACCAACGAGCCGATCGAGTCCGACGCCGCGGACCCTCGGGTGGCCGCTGCCCTGGAGTCACCGTTGGCCGGAGAGTACGCCAAAGCGGAGGACTACCGGGCGGTGCTGGTGCATCGTACGAAGCGTTCCGGGCTGCGAATGGCAGCCGCGATGGACCACCAGATCGAGACAAGCGACGGTCTGCGCACCGACATCGAGGTCGAGGAGAACCTGGCACGGCTGACCATCGCCGTTGACGTTCCCAAGAACGGCAGGCTGCAGATCACCAAGTACCTGGCATACGGCTGGTCGGCGCAGCGCTCCATCCCGGCGCTTCGCGCTCAAGTGGACGCGGCGCTGGCAGGCGCACTGCAGACCGGCTGGGACGGCATGCTCGCCGAGCAGCGAGAGTTCCTGGACCGGTTCTGGGACACCGCTGACATCGAACTCGACGGTGACGCGGAACTGCAGCAGGCAATCCGGTTCGCGCTGTTCCATGTGCTGCAGGCCGGGGCGCGCGGTGAGAGCCGCGCGATCCCGGGCAAGGGCCTCACCGGCCCCGGTTACGACGGGCATGCCTTCTGGGACACCGAGAGCTTCGTGCTCCAGGTGCTCACCTACACGCTGCCGGATACGGCCAGGGACGCGCTGCGATGGCGGCATTCCACGTTGGACAAGGCCAGGGACAGGGCACGCCAACTCGGCCGCAGGGGTGCGGCGTTTCCGTGGCGAACCATCGACGGCGCGGAGTGTTCGGCGTACTGGCCGGCGGGTACGGCCGCGTTCCACGTCAACGCCGACATCGCCGACGCGCTCGTGCGGTACCTGAACGCCACCAACGACACCGAGTTCGAGCGCCAGTACGGCACCGAACTGCTGCTGGAGACCGCCCGGCTGTGGATCTCACTCGGGCACCACGACCCGCACGGCGGTTTCCGCATCGACGGGGTGACGGGGCCCGACGAGTACACCGCCGTGGTCGACAACAACGTGTACACGAACCTGATGGCGCAGCGGAATCTGCGCGCGGCCGCGGACTCCTGCGACCGGCATCCCGACATCGCCGAGCTGTTCGGAGTCGACCACATCGAGATAGCCGGCTGGCGTGAAGCCGCGCGAAAGATGCGCGTCCCGTACGACGAGATGCTCGAGGTACATCCGCAGTCGGAGCGGTTCACCGAACACGCCAAGTGGGATTTCGCGGCAACACCCGCGCGTAACTACCCGCTGCTGTTGCACTACCCGTACTTCGACCTGTACCGCAAGCAGGTGGTCAAGCAGGCCGACCTCGTGCTTGCCATGCACCTGCGTGGCGACGTGTTCTCGTTGGAACAGAAGAAGCGCAACTTCAGCTACTACGAGCGGTTGACCGTGCGTGACTCGTCACTGTCGGCGGGAACACAGGCCGTGCTCGCGGCGGAATGCGGGCATCTCGACCTGGCCTACGACTATCTGGCCGAGGCCGCGATGACAGACCTGGCCGATCTGCACAGCAACGTCCGCAACGGGCTGCACATCGCGGCCCTGGCGGGCTCGTGGCTTGCCACGGTCGCCGGATTCGGCGGGATGCGCGACCACGGCGGTGAACTGGCGTTTCAGCCGCGGTTACCCGCCGCGCTCGACCGTATCGCCTTCCGGATGTGCTTTCGCGACTCCCGCTTCGCCGTGGAGATCCGTCCCGACTTGGCGACCTACCGACTGCTGAGTGGCAAGCCGTTCACGATCAAGCACTACGGCAATCCCGTGACGGTGTGCGAGGAGCCGACGGCATTGCCGCTGCCGGACCCGGAACCCGTGGAACGACCTGCGCAGCCGGCAGGGCGCGGGCCCACACGACGCAGGGGACGTGCGCGGCGCTGA
- a CDS encoding Fpg/Nei family DNA glycosylase produces MPELPDVEGFGRVLTEHALSDPVRDVEVLDKQVLRGVEPRRLRDSVRGHRFGRPWRHGKWLVVPFRDEKPSLLLHFGMTGSLEWAKPEQPRHRHDRVVFRFPDGELRYRDMRKLTGLRLARDDTERRDALADLGPDAAEVSRTQLADALSGVRRRLKPALVDQSVVAGLGNLLVDEILWRAKLNPYRSTATLRPADVARLHARMTTVLKQSVREGRVPPHPSWLTGRRDDPSGSCPRCGTPLRHARLDGRSTVWCPNCQPE; encoded by the coding sequence ATGCCGGAACTTCCCGATGTCGAGGGTTTCGGCCGCGTGCTCACCGAGCACGCGTTGAGCGACCCGGTACGCGATGTGGAAGTGCTCGACAAGCAGGTACTGCGCGGTGTCGAGCCTCGACGGTTACGCGACAGCGTGCGCGGGCACCGCTTCGGCAGGCCGTGGCGGCACGGCAAGTGGCTGGTCGTTCCCTTCCGCGACGAGAAGCCCTCGTTGTTGTTGCACTTCGGCATGACCGGATCACTCGAATGGGCGAAACCGGAACAGCCTCGGCATCGCCACGACCGTGTGGTGTTCCGCTTCCCGGACGGCGAGTTGCGCTACCGCGACATGCGCAAGCTGACCGGCCTGCGGCTGGCACGCGACGACACCGAGCGCAGGGACGCGCTGGCGGACCTCGGTCCTGACGCGGCGGAGGTGTCGCGAACCCAACTCGCCGACGCGCTGAGCGGAGTGCGACGCAGGCTCAAACCGGCGCTCGTCGACCAATCCGTCGTCGCCGGGCTGGGCAACCTCCTCGTCGACGAGATCCTGTGGCGGGCCAAGCTCAACCCCTACCGTTCCACCGCGACCCTGCGGCCCGCCGATGTGGCGCGACTACACGCGCGGATGACGACCGTTTTGAAGCAGTCGGTTCGGGAAGGTCGCGTGCCACCACATCCTTCGTGGCTGACCGGCCGCAGGGACGACCCCTCGGGCAGTTGCCCCCGGTGCGGCACACCGTTGCGGCATGCCCGCCTGGACGGCAGAAGCACGGTCTGGTGCCCCAACTGCCAGCCGGAATGA